The Dyadobacter sp. 676 DNA window CGAGGTATCCAACTATGGCAGATTGAAAAGTTTCCAGAACAACCCGAAGGAGGGCGTTGTGATCAAAGGGTCTGTCATTCAAGGATATAGGTCATTGAATATCCGTGTTGCGGGCGGCAAGACCATTAACCGCTATGTACACAAACTGGTGGCCGAGCATTTCGTTGAAAAACCCGATGCCGACCATAATTTTGTGATACACCTCGATTTTGATAAACAAAACAATCACTACGAAAACCTGAAATGGGTTACGAAATCGGAGATGATCGACCATAACCGTGAAAATCCGGCGTTTATCAACCGTGTCATTCCACGTCGCACGAAAAACTACAAGCTGACGGAAAGCAAAGTCCGGATCATTAAGAAGCTTTTGAAAAACGATAACAACCGTTTAAAAATGATCGCGAAGCAGTTCGGGATTACCCATACCCAGCTCAATCGTATCCGCTCGGGCGAGAACTGGAAGCATGTAACCGTGGAGGATTGATCCAAGGACTTATTTGACTTTTTCAGCGGCAGAAACCGTATAACCGCTGCCGTTCGCCCCTTCTTCGAAGTCCACCGACACACCGATGACGTACATGAGGTGACGCTTGTCTATCAATACCTTAATTCCCTCGATAAGGTATGTCTGGTCGTGCTCTGTAGCGGTGTCGAATCCCAGTAAAAAAGACCCGCTGCATGCTCCGCCTCTTAGGCCTACCCTGAGGCCGTAAGTATCCGGAATTTTGTTCGCTTCGAGTGTCGATCTGATTTCGTGCCTTGCTGCTTCGGTCAATTGAATCGGGTTATCCATGCTGCTGATTATTCCTGGTTGAGATAAATCAGTAAACGCAAACCGTCTGCATTCCATTCGCGTTTTGAAATAAATATCTCCAAATACGGCTAATCCTTTAATTTTGTGCCTCATTTTGGCATAAAATTAAATTCACCATGGAATATATCTCGATACTCACCATTCTGATACTCGGCACCATCGTCACTTTCGGTATTTATTTAACCATTACGACGGTCGCCGCCAAGCTATTCGAGAAACAACGCTGGGACATCCGCAGCAAGAACGTCGAGATTACACTCCCGTTGCGTTTGCAGGCGTATGAGCGTATGTGCCTCTTTCTGGAACGCATTACCCCCAATAACCTGTTACTCAGATTGGCCCCCTCGGCGACAAGCGCGCTGGAATTGCAGCATATCGTGCTCCATGAAATCCGCGAGGAATACAACCACAATGTAGCTCAGCAGCTGTATATCAGCACGTATGCATGGGAGCAGATCGTGAATGCGATGAACGAAACGGTGGCCGTGGTGAACCAGGCGGCGGCGGAAGTGAGTGCGGAAGCGCCCGCTTCGGACCTGGCCAAAAAGATTTTCTCGCATGTGATCGACAAGGAGACGCAGCCGACAACACATGCTTTGAGGATTTTAAAGGAGGAAATCCGTAACGTGTTCTGAGCGCCGCCGCCCCGTGAAACAACGGGTTGTCTGCCACCGCCTCCCACCAGCCGTAGCCGATTGCCCGAAAACATTATTAAACATCAACAATTACATTGCCGACGGCCGGAAGCCGACAGCAGATAGCCATTAAAATGCTTTACCCCAATACATTAGAACAAAAACTGGGATTCGACAAACTGAGAGAACGCCTGAAAGAGCTGTGTATCAGCTCTCTGGGCCAGAACTTTGTCGAGAAAATCCGGTTTTCCGAGAATTTCGGCATGGTAGAAAAGCTCGTAAGCCAGACCGCCGAAATGCAACGCATACTTGAACTAGGCGAAAACTTCCCGTCGCAGAACTATATCGACGCTACGCCCTATCTGAAAAGGGCCTCCATCGAGGGGATGCTGTTGACGCAGCCCGAGTTTTCGGACTTAAAAGTATCGCTTCTGACCATCCGGCTCTGCCTGCGTTTTTTCGAAAGCCAGGAAGCCGACGCCTTTCCCATTCTGGGCGAGTATGCCAAGACGATCAAAGTCGAAAAAGCTGTTACCGACGCCATCGACAAGATTATCGACGACCGTGGCCAGATACGCGATTCGGCGTCGCCGGAGCTGCTGCGGATTCGCAAACGTTTGATTTCCGAACAGGCAGGCATTCGCAAAAAGCTGGATACCATCCTGAAATCGGCCAAAAGTAACGGATGGATTGGCGACGATGTCTCTCTGACCGTCCGTAATGGCCGTATGGTCATTCCCGTTGCTGCCGAGCACAAGCGGAAGCTCCGCGGGTTTATCCACGACGAGTCAGCTACCGGACAGACCGTTTTCATCGAACCAACCGACGTTTTTGAATCGAACAATGAAATCCGGGAACTGGAATACGAGGAACGCCGGGAGATCAACCGAATCCTGCTGGAACTGACGGCCTATATCCGGCCATTCGTTCCCGATCTGCAAAAAAGCCTACGGTTTCCTCGGTTTAATGGACTTTCTGCGCGCCAAAGCCCGGTTAGCCGGTGAAATGGGCGCCATTAATCCGCCGTTTGAAAACCGGCAGTTTATCGACTGGCGCGAAGCACGACATCCGTTGCTGCATCTGTCGTTCCAGAAACAGGGCAAGAAAGTGGTTCCGCTGAACATCGAATTACACGAAAAACAGCGAATTCTGATTGTTTCCGGACCGAACGCGGGTGGTAAATCCGTGGCATTGAAAACCGTTGGTTTGATTCAATATATGTTCCAATGTGGCCTGCTGGTGCCGATGCAGGAAGGATCCTCAATGGGCTTTTTCCAGAATATCTTTATCGACATCGGTGATGAGCAATCGCTGGAAAACGATCTGAGTACTTATAGCTCGCATTTGACCAATATGCGCCATTTCCTTTCGATGGCGAATCAAAGGACGTTGTTTCTCATCGACGAGTTCGGAACAGGAACAGAACCGGGCCTGGGCGGCGCTATTGCGGAAGCCATTCTCGAAGATCTGACCAGGTCGGGGGCATTCGGGATGATCAATACGCACTATACCAATTTGAAAGTGCTGGCGGATAAGACCGAAGGTTTGGTAAACGGCGCGATGCGCTTCGACGGAGAACATCTGGAACCGCTCTACCAGCTCGAAATCGGCCGCCCGGGCAGTTCGTTCGCATTCGAAATCGCTTCGAAAATAGGATTGCCGAAAGCGGTCGTCGCAAGAGCGAAAGAGAAACTCGGAACTCAGCAGGTGAATTTTGAAAAACTGCTGAAAGAGCTGGATATCGAGCGCCGGGTGTTTGCCGAGAAGAATATCGAGATCGGCATTAAAGAACGCAAACTGGCTAAACAGCTTGCCGACTACACCGCATTGAAAGAAAAGCTCGAAAACAACGAGAAAAAGATCGTTAACGAGGCCAAACAGAAAGCCAAAAACCTGCTTTCGGACGCGAATCAGTTGATCGAAAACACGATCAGGGAGATCAAGGAAAATAAGGCGGAGAAAGAAAAAACAAAGACGGTAAGGACTAACCTCGAAAATTTTGGCAAGAAGAACCTTGTCCTGGCCGAGGTGACAGAGGCACAGCCAACCGAGGAAATCTACGAACCGGAGGGCGGCGAAATAACAGCCGGCAGTTATGTGAAGATCAGCGGACAAACTGCCATCGGCGAAGTACTTTCGGTAAAAGGCAAGGACGCGGAGATCCGCATCGGCGACCTGAAATCGACTGTAAAGCTGAACCGCCTCGAAAAGGTATCGCGCAAAACATACCGCGCCGCTACCGGTGAGAAAGGCCTGAAAACAACTTCCAAAGGGGTGGATATGAACGAGCGGATGCTGAATTTCAGCTTTAACCTCGATATGCGCGGCAAACGCGGCGAGGAAGCGCTCGGGCTCGTCGATCAATTCATGGACAACGCCATTATGCTCGGCTACGACGAGCTCCGCATTGTACATGGCAAGGGCGACGGCATCCTGCGCACACTCGTGCGCAACCACTTGCGCGGATACCCACAGGTAGCGGGCATGCACGACGAGCACGCCGACCGCGGCGGTGCGGGCGTGACGATCGTCAAGTTGAAGTAATGCTCCAAAAAATACCGTGTAATGCAAGAAGGGCGCTTCATCAGCGCCCTTCTTCTTTGAAATATCAGATTATCAGTGAACTGCCGCGGAAGACGTCGCCACTGTTTTACGCCCTTTCATCCAGAAATACAGGATCGCGAATGCGACGATTAATACCGCCGGGAACATTACCATCGTGCTCAGCGTAGCCTGCCCCGCCGCCAGTTCCATTTCGTCACCGGTAAGACCTTGCGCAATTTTCTCCGCTTTGGCATCATCCAGCCATTTACCGATTACCGGCTGCCAGATCGCCGTTGAAAACATGCCGATACCACCAACGATCGACATTCCCAACGCGCCGCTAAGAGGCACGTTCTGCGCCACGAAACCGATCATGGTTGGCCAGAACAACGCCACACCCATTGCGAAGATCACAGCCGCCGCATAAGCTGCAGGGCCGGTTACGGTGCTGAACAGGTAGATTCCGATGGCCGCCAGGATCGACGAACCCCAAAGAATGCCTGTTTGTCCCAATGCGGCCACAATCGGATGCGCGAAGAAACGTGTGATAGCCATCAGGCCGGTTACCAGGGCAAGGATCAGCATCGGGCTTGCACCGCTCTTGCTCATGATCAGCCCTGTCCATTGTTGAGGACCGAACTCGCTGATCGCTGTGAATGCCATACAAACGAAAATGAAGATGAACAGCGGCGTAAACATCGCTTTTACGTTTTCACCAATCGAAGTTACACCAGCCACATGCGGCTTAGGAAAAGTTTGTCCCCAGAAAAGCACCGCATAAATAATAGTCGGGATCAAAATCACCCAGATTTGCGCCTGCCAGCCAAGTTCGGCGTCGGTCATGAATTTGGAGATCAGCGATCCTACCACGATACCGCCGGGGAACCACATGTGAAAGCGGTTGAGCATTTTGCTCATTTGCAGGCCTTCGTAGGAATCCGCGATCATCGGGTTACAAGCCGCTTCGGTACATCCGTTACCGATCCCGATAAGGAATGTAGAGATCAGCAGGCCAGTATATCCTCCCGAGTAAATCGTCATGATAATACCGATAGCATGGCAAACGAACGCCACCTGCATGATCGTCTTTGGACCGATCGTGTGGTACACGAGCCCTCCGATGATCATCGCGAGCGGGAACCCGAAGAACCACATCGAGTTAATAAAGCCCAGTTGCTCGGCCGAGAGGTTGAACTCGGTGCCCAGCTGGGGCAGAATCCCTGCACGGATACTGAATGAGAATGCAGTGGTTATGAGCGCAAAACAACTTGCATTGAAGAGCCTTCCGCTGTTAACTGATTGGGACATGTGATTAAATGGGTTTGATTATTTGAATTAGATGATTGATTTCGGGATACTGCTTTTATTCTAAGATTTTCACAAAAAAAACAAACTCCCGGGAATTCTACTGCTTTTCGTTATTCCTAAGCGATGTTTTTTATGTCTTAAATTTATATTTGTGAGAAGTAAGAGTCCTTTCCGCGGCTCTTTCCTATCTGTATAATCTATATCGAAAACCTTAAACCAACTGGAATGTCAAGAAAGATCAGAATGGGCATGGTAGGCGGCTCCCTGGATGCATTTATTGGTGGGGTCCATCGCCGTGCAGCGATCATGGATGGAGAAATTGAGCTGGTTTGCGGAGTATTCAGCTCCGACCCCACGAAGTCGAAGGAAACCGGAAAAGCGCTATATCTGCCTGAAAACAGGGTTTATAACGACTTTGAGGAAATGATCCTGAAAGAAAAACAGCTACCCGAGGGTGAACGCATGGACTTTGTTGCCATCGTTACGCCTAACCACGTACACGCCGCGCCTACGAAGCTCGCGCTGGAAAACGGCTTCCACGTCGTTTGCGACAAACCTATTACACTGAATACCGAAGAAGCGGAGGAAATCGTGGCACTGGTGGAAAAAACCGGACTGATCTTCTGTCTTACGCACAACTATACCGGTTACCCTATGGTAAAAGAGGCCCGCCATATGATCGCCTCCGGTGCCATTGGCGAAGTAAGAAAGGTCATTGTAGAATATCCGCAGGGCTGGCTGGCCACATTGGTGGAAGTAACCGGTAACAAACAGGCCGCATGGCGCACCGATCCGAAGCGCTCGGGGGCCGCAGGCGGGCTGGGCGACATCGGCACCCATGCCGAGAACCTGGCCGAATACATTACCGGACTCAAAATCACCCAGATTTGTGCCGACCTTACGATATTTGTGGAAGGCCGTTTGCTGGATGATGACGCAC harbors:
- a CDS encoding HNH endonuclease, with protein sequence MNESNVSRSFWNEKWAKIIFDEIENAPHYEVSNYGRLKSFQNNPKEGVVIKGSVIQGYRSLNIRVAGGKTINRYVHKLVAEHFVEKPDADHNFVIHLDFDKQNNHYENLKWVTKSEMIDHNRENPAFINRVIPRRTKNYKLTESKVRIIKKLLKNDNNRLKMIAKQFGITHTQLNRIRSGENWKHVTVED
- a CDS encoding iron-sulfur cluster biosynthesis family protein; this translates as MDNPIQLTEAARHEIRSTLEANKIPDTYGLRVGLRGGACSGSFLLGFDTATEHDQTYLIEGIKVLIDKRHLMYVIGVSVDFEEGANGSGYTVSAAEKVK
- a CDS encoding MFS transporter, which encodes MSQSVNSGRLFNASCFALITTAFSFSIRAGILPQLGTEFNLSAEQLGFINSMWFFGFPLAMIIGGLVYHTIGPKTIMQVAFVCHAIGIIMTIYSGGYTGLLISTFLIGIGNGCTEAACNPMIADSYEGLQMSKMLNRFHMWFPGGIVVGSLISKFMTDAELGWQAQIWVILIPTIIYAVLFWGQTFPKPHVAGVTSIGENVKAMFTPLFIFIFVCMAFTAISEFGPQQWTGLIMSKSGASPMLILALVTGLMAITRFFAHPIVAALGQTGILWGSSILAAIGIYLFSTVTGPAAYAAAVIFAMGVALFWPTMIGFVAQNVPLSGALGMSIVGGIGMFSTAIWQPVIGKWLDDAKAEKIAQGLTGDEMELAAGQATLSTMVMFPAVLIVAFAILYFWMKGRKTVATSSAAVH
- a CDS encoding Gfo/Idh/MocA family oxidoreductase — its product is MGMVGGSLDAFIGGVHRRAAIMDGEIELVCGVFSSDPTKSKETGKALYLPENRVYNDFEEMILKEKQLPEGERMDFVAIVTPNHVHAAPTKLALENGFHVVCDKPITLNTEEAEEIVALVEKTGLIFCLTHNYTGYPMVKEARHMIASGAIGEVRKVIVEYPQGWLATLVEVTGNKQAAWRTDPKRSGAAGGLGDIGTHAENLAEYITGLKITQICADLTIFVEGRLLDDDAHVLLRFNNGAKGILQNSQIANGEENDLNIRVYGETGGLQWKQMEPNTLIHKTNQGTRIIRTGVGNLSKAAQVHTRIPAGHPEGYFEAFANLYRNFAIHVRAYWEGKKADPVYDFPTAQDGLRGMKFIDAVIASNKTETKWTNF